CTCTATCGCATGGGCATGTCGCTCGCGGATCTCTTGATCACCGTCGTGCGCAAGCCCGACGGCGAAGGCCATTCCGTGCTGACGGTGCGCACCGACAAGGGTGACTACATCCTCGACAATCTGACCGACAAGGTCAAAGCCTGGGACGCGACCGGCTACCGCTATCTCAAGCGGCAGGCGATCGACAATACCGGCCGCTGGGTCTCGATCCGCGACGGCCAGCCGGTGCTTGTGGGATCGGTGCAATAGGCAAAGCTGGCGGCGCCAATTTCGTCATTCCAGGGCGAAGCAAGGAGCGCAGCGACGCGGCGCAGACCATAGGATCCACTCCGTTACCTATAAGCGTCACCGCGGTGCATAACGACCTCTGTTCTGCGCCGCCTTATCCTTCGCGCGAAGTCACGGAATGGATCCTCGGGTCTGCGCGTCCGCTTCGCTCCCGCTCCGCCCGTGGATGACGAAGTTCGGGCGCTTCGGCTAAACCCCACCCTTGTCATCCGGGGCAACTATCCCCTCAGCGCGGCCCGAACCGATGCGGTGATCTTCCGCAGCTCCGCCTCGTCCAGCTTCTCGATGCTCTCGGCCAGAAGATTGGCCAGCTCGGTCGCGGCGGGCGACAGGCCGGAGGTATCGATCCTGACCCTGGGATGCGAGGTCTCGGCGAGGCGGGCGAGATCCTCCGCGTCGTCCCAGATGATGTTGAAATAGCCGATGATCTTCTGGATCAGCGTCCAGGTCGGCGCGCCGCGCCGGCCATGCTCCAGCGCCGACAGATAGGCGGCGCTGACGCCGATGGCCTGAGCCATCGCCTTCTGGCTGAC
The window above is part of the Mesorhizobium sp. WSM4904 genome. Proteins encoded here:
- a CDS encoding helix-turn-helix transcriptional regulator: MTPFGEKLRALRAERGVSQKAMAQAIGVSAAYLSALEHGRRGAPTWTLIQKIIGYFNIIWDDAEDLARLAETSHPRVRIDTSGLSPAATELANLLAESIEKLDEAELRKITASVRAALRG